The nucleotide window TATATTGTTTTCGCGTTGTTGTATATCTTCCCTGCGATATACCTATCTCGTTATGGTTCACGCATTAATGCACTAATTAACAACCCCGATGAAAACAATCTGATCGACGCTATTGAACAGCAACGCAAGTTTTGGAAATTTGCTGGTATTGTAACCATTATTATGCTGGCCTTTATGGTATTGGTAGCGATAGCTGCCATTGCTATTCCAATGATGACTACCTTCGGTTAAAGCCGTTATGAATCAGATTCAAGACATAAAAATCGCCTTTATTCAGGCTGGCTGGCATCGTGACATTGTTCAGCAGAGTTACCTGGCGTTTGCAGACGCACTCAAGCAAAATGGCCTGGACCCTCAGCAAATTGACATTGTTGATGTACCGGGCAGCCTGGAGATTCCACTGCAAGCCCAGCTGCTGGCAAAAACCGGGAAGTACCATTTAATTGTGGCTGCCGGGCTGGTGGTTGACGGCGGCATCTATCGCCATGACTTTGTGGCACAAGCGGTGCTGGATGGCATTATGCGGGTACAGCTGGATTGCGAGGTGCCCATTCTGTCGGTTGTGCTAACGCCCCACCACTTTCAGGAATCAGAAGCCCACCTCAAGTTTTTTTACGATCACTTTTCCATCAAGGGAAAAGAGGCCGCTATGGCGGCTATACAAACCTTACAGAACGCCATGGCGCTGAAAGACAACCAGTAATTTAGAAAAGTTATCCCCGCTTACGCGGGGATAACTAAGCTTCTCAGTAAATGTCACTTCAAGCTTTTTGACACCACTTCGTAAACGTCTTTCGACAACCCTTCAACAGCCATAATTCGCGCCAGCTGTTCACGCATCAGCTGTTGGCGTTGGGGAATTTGCTTTTGCCACTTGCTCAGTGGCGACATCAAACGAGC belongs to bacterium SCSIO 12696 and includes:
- a CDS encoding 6,7-dimethyl-8-ribityllumazine synthase, which codes for MNQIQDIKIAFIQAGWHRDIVQQSYLAFADALKQNGLDPQQIDIVDVPGSLEIPLQAQLLAKTGKYHLIVAAGLVVDGGIYRHDFVAQAVLDGIMRVQLDCEVPILSVVLTPHHFQESEAHLKFFYDHFSIKGKEAAMAAIQTLQNAMALKDNQ